A genomic window from Caldicellulosiruptor kronotskyensis 2002 includes:
- a CDS encoding beta-L-arabinofuranosidase domain-containing protein — translation MKGHGQILIPLKASLLNESEFYRRFEINRNYMLSLKTENLLQNFYLESGLVSWSFLPQDIHGGWESPTCQLRGHFLGHWLSAAAKIYANFGDEEIKGKADYIINELEKCQRENGGEWVGSIPEKYFEWMARGKYVWAPHYTVHKTFMGLVDMYKYASNQKALEIADKWANWFYRWSGQFSREKMDDILDYETGGMLEIWAELYDITKDSKYKDLMERYYRGRLFDRLLMGEDVLTGKHANTTIPEIHGAARVWEITGEEKFRKIVESYWKEAVDERGYFCTGGQTLGEVWTPKQKIKNYLGTTNQEHCVVYNMIRLAEFLFRWTGDKRYSDYIERNIYNGLFAQQRLKDGMVTYYLPLMPGSQKRWGTPTNDFWCCHGTLVQAHTIYNDLIYYKSQNGIVISQFIPSSVTWKDDKGNDITITQYFERKHGSFAYTAEKDEIYIEIQCKSPVEFELAIRKPWWAKKVEIEINGNSYYAADDSPYIQLTQRWNNEKIKITFYKAVETCSMPDDPQQVAFMIGPVVLAGLCERRRKIYIGERKIEEIIVPIDKRGYGPLLYTTQGQIEDIFFLPLCYIDQEKYTVYFLIDE, via the coding sequence ATGAAGGGACATGGTCAAATTTTAATTCCTTTAAAAGCATCTCTTCTCAATGAGAGTGAATTTTACAGAAGATTTGAGATAAATAGGAACTACATGCTTTCTCTAAAAACTGAAAACTTACTTCAGAATTTCTACTTGGAATCTGGATTAGTAAGCTGGAGTTTTTTGCCACAAGATATTCATGGTGGTTGGGAGTCACCAACATGCCAATTAAGAGGGCATTTTTTGGGACATTGGTTATCAGCAGCAGCAAAAATATATGCAAATTTTGGAGATGAAGAGATAAAAGGAAAGGCAGATTATATTATTAATGAATTAGAGAAATGCCAAAGAGAAAATGGTGGAGAATGGGTAGGTTCCATTCCAGAAAAATATTTTGAGTGGATGGCACGCGGAAAGTATGTATGGGCACCACACTATACTGTCCATAAAACCTTTATGGGACTTGTAGATATGTATAAGTATGCGTCAAATCAAAAAGCATTAGAAATAGCAGATAAATGGGCTAATTGGTTTTATAGATGGAGTGGACAATTTTCACGGGAAAAGATGGACGATATTCTCGATTATGAAACTGGTGGTATGCTTGAGATTTGGGCAGAACTATATGATATAACAAAAGACAGTAAATATAAAGATTTAATGGAACGTTATTACAGAGGTCGCTTATTTGACAGATTATTAATGGGTGAAGATGTATTAACAGGTAAACATGCAAATACTACTATACCAGAGATACATGGAGCGGCGAGAGTATGGGAAATTACAGGAGAAGAAAAGTTTAGAAAAATAGTTGAATCTTATTGGAAGGAAGCAGTGGATGAACGGGGGTATTTTTGCACGGGTGGGCAGACATTAGGAGAAGTTTGGACACCTAAGCAAAAAATAAAAAATTATCTTGGAACAACAAATCAAGAGCATTGTGTAGTTTATAATATGATACGCTTGGCTGAATTTCTGTTTAGATGGACAGGGGATAAGAGATATAGCGATTATATAGAAAGAAATATTTATAATGGATTGTTTGCTCAACAGAGGCTAAAAGATGGAATGGTCACATATTATCTTCCGCTAATGCCAGGTAGTCAAAAGAGATGGGGAACACCAACAAATGATTTTTGGTGTTGTCATGGGACGTTGGTGCAAGCACATACTATTTACAATGATCTAATCTATTACAAGAGCCAAAATGGGATAGTAATAAGCCAGTTTATACCTTCTTCTGTAACTTGGAAAGATGACAAAGGAAACGACATTACAATAACTCAATACTTTGAAAGAAAACATGGAAGTTTTGCCTATACAGCAGAAAAGGATGAAATATATATAGAGATTCAATGTAAGAGTCCTGTAGAATTTGAGCTTGCAATAAGAAAACCTTGGTGGGCTAAGAAAGTAGAAATAGAAATAAACGGAAACTCATATTATGCTGCTGACGATTCTCCATACATCCAATTAACGCAAAGATGGAACAATGAGAAGATAAAGATTACTTTCTACAAAGCAGTTGAGACTTGTTCGATGCCAGATGATCCGCAGCAAGTAGCTTTCATGATAGGTCCTGTTGTATTAGCAGGACTTTGTGAAAGGAGAAGGAAGATCTATATTGGTGAAAGAAAGATAGAAGAGATAATTGTACCAATTGATAAAAGAGGTTATGGACCGTTATTATATACAACTCAAGGTCAGATTGAGGATATATTCTTTTTACCACTTTGTTACATTGATCAAGAAAAATATACCGTATACTTTTTAATTGATGAATAG